GTTTCTCAAGGAGACAAACGACAGCAATATCGAGCCGAAAATGACTCTACAAACCCAAACAGACCATGCAAACCAAGATTGTCCCCAGTGACCTGAACTATGGTACCATGAATCAAATGTTCAAACAGGAATTTTGAGACCTTCTGTTTCGAGTACTTTCAGATCATTGACAAGTGGCTCAAGTATCAACTTAAAACTGTAAAGCTTGATGTCCTGTGCATGGAAAAGTGCACCCAAATGAATATTTATCAAAGAGGAATTAAAGATTGGGGGAAATTTCCTTAACGTAAAATATATAGCACCTAATTTATGTAAACCCTTTTTAGAACCCAATGGATTTGCAGTTTCAAAATCATCGTAAAACTGTTGAATTTATAAGGAATCTTTTTAAATAGAAAATAGGGGACTTTCTTTAAGATAAGTGGCATCTCAAGTCTATATATACACCTTCCTTGGAGATGTGCCTGGGCTTTACCATGTCTGGAAGTTCAGGGTTTTGAAAAATTGTCTTCAATGTTTCCAAAATGGGAACATATGCAAACTTATCAGTTACAACGACCTGGTCATATGTCCCAGTAGTTTTGTTTCTTCTGCTGTCAAATCTTGTTCCTAGCACTTTTTTTCAACAGGCTCAACATTTCCCCATTTCTGTTTAAAGTGTTTGTTTCGTTTAACTTCTGAATTTAAAGCTGTGAATGGGTTTTCCAACTTTTGGAATGATTGTTctattctgtttttattttcGGTGTCCTCTGTAGATAAGCACCATAAAGCTGCATCTTTAGCCTGACAATGTATCTTGGAAACCACTCATTCCATGGACGAAACTAAACTATTTACAGTAAACAGACTTAATCCTGCTGCCTTGAGTTGTGCAACAGCACTGGCACACATGTCTATAGTGCTCCTATTTGACCTTTTTGACAGTTCCAATGTTTTGGCTGTCTCATCCACATCAGATGATGTGGCTGTCTCGTATGCATTATCTGTCACTGCCTCTCCTGTACTGCATGAATTAACATCAGTGTCAAACTGCTGGTCTATATACTCATTGTGTTTGGTGTTTAAATGTTTCCTACAACCAGAAAAAGTACCAAACACAGAGCTACATCTAGACTGAACACATTTAAGACAGAGATTTTTCCAGGTAAGTAACCGGGAACTAATCGTAAATGTCTAACAAGCATATTTGAACAAGTTAACTTGGCCTGACAATCACAAAAAACTTCATGATGGAGAAACTTCAAGCACTAATGAAGCAACCTCGCCTTTACTTCAGCAACACGAGGACTCTCCTTGACTTTCCCAACATCAATATTGTAAATAGTTGTCTGGATGAACGTGTACATGTTATGGAGCATGGTGTTGTATGATATGCCAAACACAAAATGGGCCTTAAAAATTTCATCAGAAGCACCCAGAGAAGAGGTTGAACTGCAAGGTATGGCATTCTTGTCAAGAATTATGAAGAACTGGTGGATTGCATTCTTCCTAACTCCAACAGCCAGGAGGGAGGAATCAGGTGTAACAGCAGCAAAAGCGATGAGAGGTCACTGTCCCAACCTGTAAAACAAGTTTGATGTGAACACACTTGGACCATCAACATAATTAAGTCCATCTGCAATGTAAACAAGACATCAAGTTTTAGGTATTATGTAGATGATTACACATGATACATATTGATATATTACAAGTCTTTCAGTGCATTACAACATGAACAGTATGTTTAAATGCAGCTTGCCAGAGTCAACATCCACTTCTGTGCCAATCCTCAGGAGCATCAGCTGCCATCAGGAGTTCTTTAAGCTCACTGGTGGATGGAAGCTTTCTACATTGTTGGATGATCTTTTTCTTGTCTGTGGTTGTCCACCGCTCCAGAAGCTTGCCTGATAAACCCTCTCCAAACATCAGAACAAAATCCTGTTCAACCTGGATTGGGGTGACAATTTCAGGATTTCACAGTCACAGTTTGAGGATCACTAAAATGCATATCTACTGTAAAAAATTAAGTCCAAATAACAACAGAATACTACCAAGCCTTTGACGTCTTTGAAACGTGGAAAGTCAGACAGTATGTTGCTTGACTGCAGGGGGTTGAGAACCATGTTGCGGCGATAGTTAAATGTCAACTTCATCTTGTTCTTCACGGTGTCCTCGTCAGCTGAATGTCTCATCAGTGACATTGCTTCCTTGCACTCATCTTCACTCAGGACAGCGTCTGGAACGAATTGGGACCTTCGTCTGACAGTTGGTCCTCCAGACTTTTCTTCACCAGATGTTCCTTCCGCTGATGATAAACAATAtgggaaaatatattttcaatatgGACGACAACcatgtacatttaaaaacacTTATAAATAACTTGGATTCTTACTTACTTAAAATACTGGGTGGTGATGTACTGCGAGAATGAAGAAATGATTTCTCAGTCAGATTCCCTGAATTTAAATTAAATTCCAAATTAATCTAAGAGCTTGACAGAAAACACAATGGCCAACTAAAAACAATGAGCTAATTACCCATTCTTCTCTGTCATGTCAGCTGCCAGCATGTTCACCATCTTCCTTCTGGTTTCATCCACCAAGGACTTGGTTCGATTGTTTTCATTTATAATGCGTTCTCCACCAAGTTTCTTGGTAAGAATGGATTCCACCAACTTCAAACACGATGCCAAACAATTCAGCATGTTAGAATCCACTGCAATTCAAAGTTAACTTAAATGCTGGAAATTATTTTTTGGAATGGATTTCAAAGTGTTTGTTAACTCTTAGTTGCTTAGTCTTCATCGAGCCACTGGCATTTTCTGGAGCCCAGGGTGaacagatgagaatgggcaaattcgaggcatcttacagcaacggggctacgagccagctgagttactgtcgcaaatgtaaaggtagatggcatcaagtgtgtgtgtgattacaaACGCTGTAACACGAGTGTTGTAatgcgagtgttgtacactgttggtgttatggcgcgcgatatccgcctttctcctcattgaaatgactgagtgtgcacctctgcaaaccagggtgatcagatgagaatggctaaattcgaggcatcttacagaaacgggggctacgagccattacaatacatccgttgtaaacattagctcATGTTGcagactctctcctcctcattagcatttaaagctacagacacagtaacagcgcgttttgaggaaagctcattgtgggactgctcgtagtggctgtaattgtgcaccaaggctgaatttcgggaaagatacttaagatacagtaatagggaaccactaagacCTGTATAAAAGCATCctaaaacagcatatcatgtgacctttaacctatttgaaaatgttacctttctgaatgtactgtgtcagtgtcacgtaaccgctcatgtcacatcccattcgctattcacctcgctagtcaatctacttcagacaggctgcggccaactctacacatggccgattattttcttttttaaaatCTAGATTTTATTCTGGGACAATGATATGGCTCAATAGCTGGCTAGTCATGTTggtaaacatactgtcaaattatgatTACTGTTAggagaatatgtcaacttttatgcggtcatctcacatccatttgctattcaactcgctccacaggctgcggccatactgtagcctactagtaTTAGGGGGGACAGACCAAAAATGTCCTATCAGTTTTgctctgtttttctttcaattccgtaGGTAAGTTAACATAACTTAAACTAATCCGAAGTCACATTTAAGTTTtattagttttctcacaaatccagtTTTTAGGTGTgatttaagttttttttttttttttttacgttccACCGCTttgagttttgtggcaccgagaggctgtcaagctccctttaagaacgccattgttctacgtcacagGGCTCTTCTTGTAGCCAGGGCGGGAAATGGATTTGTCATTTAGAAGATGCTCTTATCAGATTCTCTGCTGttatccagacttacattctttgtacattgcgagctaatgctgtgtccagtacttcgctataaataatgttaaatcgagaccacaaatatgcaaatgtttgtcacgtttagcgttactgctgtaatgtacatttttggccacctgggggtgtatttaacgttgaacagggtgttcgtgtgtgcttgttgtgacattgcccattaATTTCAAAcaccttgatttgaacacgtctgtttgtttatgatggacaaaaagtatacactaattgtattataaataatatgctttatttatagggatatgaaattgggagtcaggtggctgaacggtgagggaattgggctagtaatctgaaggttgccagctcgattcctggccgagtcaaatgacgttgtgtccttgggcaaggcacttaaccctacttgcctcgggggaatggccctgtacttgcctcgggggaatggcCCTGTACTTAAGTGTAAgtcggtctggataagagcgtctgctaaatgactaaatgtaaatttaaaacttatggtccaaaatgtcattgcctgtgaaaaaaagagaaaacgatTATAGTCGTAATGTGTTAAAACTGagaatgcacatacacacaagaccTCTTGTTCTAGTGACGGGATGCACAAGAACAAGGAGAGCTAAGCCTTTTAATTTTGACCGTCAACCAAGCAACAGGATAACTTTACAAACGTCGAAACTACAAACGGACTGATCTACTAGGCCTACATCaaaagaatcagaagggattttattcgccatgaatgtttgcacaaacaaggaatttactttggcagggaggtgcatacattaaacatacaggaatattgaaacttaaatatggtACATGTAAAAATGGTACAGTATGTTGGCACAAGCTCTCATATTCTAGTGATGGAATGCACACGAACGTCAAGAGCCTTAGTGCCAATTAATCTTTGGTCAACAACAAGGGACATGATCACTGGACATCATACCAAGGCCTAAAAGAAagggaaaagaaaaaacaaaatattgAGGTCACTCTGAAATCAaagtataaataaaataatataataatcaaaactgctaaatccttcCCGGACTACCCTATCtttcaaaatgaaacaaaaagttTTTTAAATAATCAAAAAGCCTACgcttgccctcattactcaaatgaaGCCGGTCAGGGCTGTAAAATTCCAAAACAGGACGCGAGTGCCTCAGAAATAATCTATTTGTCCTAAAATAAATGACACCCTCGTTTTCGAAGGACAGATGCTCCAGGAGAAGATTACTTTCCCTAACTACGTGTTTGGAGGTAGCATCATCCACCGGCCGGGGGAGAATGGAGCACACGGCAAACCTTACTTCATACCGGTACCGCTCCCTAACTTTGTCCATCAGTTCCCGCATTCCCCTGAGGATATCATACGGAGAATCCCCCTGCGCTACGTTGTTAGTTCCgatattaataataaataaaaaaaaacatacctgCGCCAAATGAGGTGACACGCTCCTGCCAGCATACCCTGAAGGGTCGAGGGACGTGCGGCCTGTACGTTGATGTAGTTATTGAAGTCATTGTTGTAAGACAAACCCAGCTAACAAAAAAACTGTAACCCAGCTCAGTTtttttgtagggtcccctgaaagttcatgtaacgtcctcataacatttaggggacgttcaggggacgttggtctgcgacgtcatggggacgttcccttgcgacgtcctgataactttagcataccaaatgcagaatcaatttctcaaccttaatttatagtcacatttaatggatattttttgtatacaaagtataaaatgcatattagtctatagtgcaaaactaaactgaatgtgttctCTTAAACTCAACGAGGTAATTTAActtctttatttaaaaaaaatcaactTTATtgatttttattattgttttttctTTATTATTGTAACTCattatgtgtatgcttgtgtcaCCGAATGGGCAAGCAATCCCGCTAGGCAACTAATCCCAGGACACACCACAGCAGAGACAGGAGGGTTTTGTTTAAAGAAAATACACTTATTTTAAATTCATAAAACTACCCCTGGAACAGGTCTAATGAAGGGCACCCGGTAGAGCTAGGGTATTTAAACTAGGGTGAAACACCACACGGCAAGGGGGTACACAGCAAACAGCACACCGCAACGGTTCACCGGTCAATCCCGCACACAAATCCAAAGGAACCATATAGCCACACAGCCCTGTCAACACACCCATGTGGGGCCCATGTGGGTTGTATATGGGCTAGTGAGTGGGCCCCATATGGGCTGCCCACATGGGGCCCAGTCAGTTTTGTCATGGGGTTCCATAGGGGCCCCATGTGGGCAAGCCCATATGGGCTGAAGGTGGGCTTCGGGTGGGCCCTAGCTAAATCCCACATGGGCAACCCAGGTTACTCCCATCTAGGACCCACTAGCTGGGCCCCATGTGGGCTGATTATGGGTCCCTGATAGTACGTACCCTATGGTGATTTATTTAAGTTACAATAACAAAGAGACCAGTAATacaattaattacatttttatttgtgttagaatgcaaaaaaaaatcagtAGCACAAACATAAATTCGGTACCACACAAAGAATGATCGAAAACTTGCCAATATAGAAATAGAAATATGGACATATATAAgcgaaaaaataataataaaaaaaaaaaaaaacagctatTATGCACTAAATGAAACTTACTTATggatattataattattttctaCAAAATCTGCTAGGAAATAAAACAGCGCTGTCAAAGAGACAGCATCTGCTCATTAGCAACCTGTCGCACTAGTGTGAGTGGACTTGTATTCATCATATTATGGTTCCTCAAATGTCTGAAGTCTTTGTTGAGGGGTGGCCTGTCGGACCTGTCGATTACCCCCCCGGTCCCTAGAACCAATGAACCATGATGAGATGAGATGGCCTTCTCTGCATCTTTACGGGTAATATTGCTGGTCATCTGGTTTTTCTTCATGCCTCCTGCAAGAAATAAATATAACGGTCATTTACTTACTGTATGTGCCAACACAACTCTCCACCAGGACTGTAAAGGCAACTATGTTAAGAAAAGCGCTGTATAAATTAAGATTATACACACTCTTTAACACACCAGTTAGGCATCTCGGAGACATGAGCAAACATACTGCTCAGCCAGGACAACAAACATTACATAATGTTAAGGTATTATAAACAACTTTCCAGTATCTGTACAACACTTAAAACATTATCCACATGCACACCTACCATATATCACTTCAAACAACTTCAAGGCCTTAAACTAGACGAGACGGTGGAGACGGTGGTTCCACGCTGTTGTAACAGCGTTTGCAGCATCCTCCCGTGAATCTTTTGTGTTTCTTTCACCTCCTCAAGGAGGGTTAAGATGTGCACAAACATGGAGTCTCTTACTGGAGATGGAGCGGTAGGCGGTGACCTTAAGCTGGATGTAGCGTAGGATGGAGCGGTAGGTGGTGACCTGAGACTGGATGGAGCGGTAGGTGGTGACCCGAGGCTGGATGTAGCGGTAGGTGGTGACCTGAGGCTGGATGTAGTGAAGGATGGAGCGGTAGGTGGTGACCTGAGGCTGGATGTAGCGAAGGATGGAGCGGTAGGTGGTGACCTGAGGCTGGATGTAGCGTAGGATGGAGCGGTAGGTGGTGACCCGAGGCTGGATGTAGCGTAGGATGGAGCGGTAGGTGGTGACCTGAGGCTGGATGTAGCGGTAGGTGGTGACCTGAGGCTGGATGGAGCGGTAGGTCCGATGGGGctgtcatcatcctcatcctcacttGTAAAAACGACTTTCCTAGAAATGTTTAATACAAGCACCATCAATGAGTTAAAGCATTTTAAACATGTGATGTTtacttttattaatttattacaTTTAATATTATCTATTATTTAATCATATATCTCTTGTATTCTGTCATTTTTGGAAAAAGTGACAGCCCTAGTATACATCCCTCATTTTGACAGATTTGAACACAATACACTTAACAAAAGTCTCACAAAACTTTCCCTCCCTGTATCATTGGGAGAGTGCCAGCATCCATTGAGTATCTACCATTTCACGATTCAAATAGACTCACCTCCTTTTGCGCTGTCCTTTTCCCAAGTTCTCGGAATCAGACTCGGTCAGGACATCTGTATTTTCCTCGTACTCAACCAATTTTGAGCGGGCAACTCCATACGTTGCTGTGGGAGACAAACAAATGTGTGGCAGTGAATAATGATGACAGGCGTTCTATACATAATGCCTTACTTAATACACATGAACTTGAGATTACCGGCTTTTCTCTTGACCGTCAACTTGAATGTTGCCCAATCAGTGTGCGGCTCCAGTTGTTCTGCGACCGCCTTTGCCATGTTGATCTTGGCTGGTGGCCAGTAACATTCGTCCTCCTCACCCCCGGTAAACCATTTCGTTGGAATAACTGCCAATCCGCCATTATTTTCAAATGCCACTATGGCGAAAGGCAACAtgcttaaagaaaaaaaaatacataaaatacataCAGTTGCGAGAAAGTGAAAATGCAGAAATCCAAGTAATCCCAAAGGGTTCACATACTTTTTCTCGCAAATgtgaatacaaaaacaaatcggTAAATCAAAAcgaacaataaaaaataaataaatagcacACTAGTGCAGGAGTGGCAATGCCACGTATCCAGTCTTGAATGgcatttttgtttttaactcctcAACAGGTACCAACTGCAAGTGTTCAgataaattgaaaacaaaaagAATTCCAAGACGTGAGGAGTCCATTGGATAGTTGAAAAAGTTTTTGTCAGTTTCAAAGAAATTACACAGGACTTCAACAGTTCCAGAATGTGACAAAATGTTCCGCACAATAAGAACCCTTCCCCCCACAGAAAAACAGTTATCGCCACGAGAGGAGGAGATCATtgtctgtccatcattgtaacGCCTGTATTGATCCCATGTTGCAGTTGAATTAATCATAGGTCCAGAAAAGTGGAGCTGTTTAAGTGGGCTGCAAACTGATGTGCTCTTTTGGCTTGCCACTTTCTGTTTCTCATGGAGCCGCCTGACTAGTTGTTGGACAGGGTTTTGAGGCCGACGGACAAGTTTTTTAAGTTTAACTAAAAATGTCTCGAAGGGAAATGCTGAAATACTATCTAACGGGCCGAATTTCCGTGCATCTTGAGCTAAGTGGATCAATGACTGCATGTTATAGCTGACAAAATCATTGCCATAAATTGCAGCAAAATCTGTTACGAAGAGTTTCAAAATCTCCTCAGCATAGTCTAAATTGTCAGGAGAACATAAGGCAGGACTCAGAAGAATTCTCATAGACACAGATAGAAGTAAAAAGTTTCTGTACATTCTACTGGGAATATTATTGAGGAGAACAACAGGgccagtgtaaagtaaaaaTTGCCGAAGCTCTGTAGCTTTCCATTTACCAAATTCAAACATGGATCGTGGTTTCCTTGCAAAATTGCTAGGTATATATTTCCTGATAGACACCATATATACAGACATTACAACAAAAAAATGCATAGCTTGCCTGGATTTCTGCGGCCCCTTCAACCAAAGAAATATTAACTTGCGCATTGCGCCCAAGCACACAAGGTGCATATAATCTAAAACAAAACTGGTAACTAATCCTATACCCAGATCATTTAGGGGGGAGGCTGACAGTTGGTGCTGTTGATAGCCTTGCCTTTCAAATTGCTCATCTGTCCTGAGCTCTGCTGATATTTCAGGATAAACCACCTTCCCATTAATGTACTGGCCTTTTTGAGTGCACCTCTCACACCCGTAATACCCAGTGTGGCCTTTGGAGCATTTAAGAAAGGCCCGCGCAGGTGCATCACAAATAAAAGCATCGGGTAATGGTACACTGAAATGTACACCATTGTACACAATACCTCTCTGAGAAACGGCTTTCATATCTACAATGAATTCTTGCAAATACTCTTGGACATTTTTGGGTTTGGACGCACCGGAGTACACTCCAATTACAAACACACTACACTCTGGAATTTCCTTAATCTTTCCCAGAATAGGCCACAGACTCATACTGGAGCTACGAAATAAGGGCAATCCATCTATATTAATTCGAAGTGTGAGAGTATCTGtaatatttgctaaatgtccAAGAGATGTTAGTTCAGCTATGAGAGCATTTTCGATTCCAAAGTGGTAGTAGGACCCTCCATCCACAGCCGAAACATCGCAAGATCTGTCAGTAGACATAAGAGTTCTGGCATCCATTGGGATATCAAGGCCCTTCCTCCTTAGGATTTTAAGAAGTGCAGACAGCGCTGTTTGTGGTATGTTGAATTCTGAAGCCCATTCTGCAAGCCcacattcatcatcatcattatcctcTTCCAAGTCAGAACATGCATCTCCATGCGAATCACAGTCACTATCACCAGCAGGCACCCAGTTTTCAGAATCCAAATCATCAAATGAGGAAATGTTGCAATCATAAAAGACAGAGGAATTCTCTTCAAAATCATTTGATGACTTCTCGAAACAGTTCTGATCACA
Above is a window of Hypomesus transpacificus isolate Combined female chromosome 17, fHypTra1, whole genome shotgun sequence DNA encoding:
- the LOC124479884 gene encoding leucine-rich repeat extensin-like protein 5 produces the protein MLPFAIVAFENNGGLAVIPTKWFTGGEEDECYWPPAKINMAKAVAEQLEPHTDWATFKLTVKRKAATYGVARSKLVEYEENTDVLTESDSENLGKGQRKRRKVVFTSEDEDDDSPIGPTAPSSLRSPPTATSSLRSPPTAPSYATSSLGSPPTAPSYATSSLRSPPTAPSFATSSLRSPPTAPSFTTSSLRSPPTATSSLGSPPTAPSSLRSPPTAPSYATSSLRSPPTAPSPVRDSMFVHILTLLEEVKETQKIHGRMLQTLLQQRGTTVSTVSSSLRP